The sequence TTGCAGCTGTTCAATGACATGCAAGTTGTGAGCATGAAACCCGACGCTGCCACTCTAGTGTGTGTTTTGAAGGCATGTGCCCACTTGGGTGCTCTTGATCAAGGGAGATGGGTTCATATCTATGTAGAGAGGAATAACATTGGAAATGGAACGAATGTGATACTTTGTACTGCTCTCATAGACATGTATGCCAAATGTGGTTGCATAGATGTCGCTCTTGACGTGTTTCGTGGGGTCCATGTGAGGGATGTTACTCTATGGAATGCTATGATAGGTGGACTGGCCATGCATGGGCTTGGCCATGATGCACTGGATCTCTTTTCAAGGATGAAGGGATGTGGTGTGGTGCCTAATGAGATCACTTTCATTAGTGTTCTATGTGCATGTACCCATGTAGGATTGCTCAGGGAGGGGTTGGAGATTTTCAATTCGATGAAGATTGGTTATGGCATCGAGCCTCGGAGCGAGCATTATGGATGCTTGGCTGATCTTCTGGGAAGGGCTGGGCTAGTGCAGGAAGCAGAGGAGGTGCTAATCAAAATGCCTATGCAGCCtcaagcatcacagtggggggCTCTGATGGCCGCGTGCAGGACCCACAATAATGTTGAGGTGGGGGAGCGTGTTGGGAAGCATTTGATTGCATTGGAGCCCCACGATGGGGGCCGCTACGTCCTCTTATCAAACGTCTACGCAGGTGCAGGCCGATGGGGTGATGCTTTAGAGACGAGGAGAATGATGGAAGAGAAAGGAATAAAGAAGGAAAGAGGGTGCAGTTTCATCGAGTGGAATGCAGTGGTGCATGAGTTTGGTGTGGGAGACACAAACCATCCTCAAAGTAGAGAAATCCATGAATTGTTGGGTGAAATGGAAAGGAGGTTGAAGATGGTGGGCTATGTACATGACACATCTCAAATGCTGTTAGACATGTGTAATGAAGAAGACAAGGAGATGGCTGTCTTCTCATAGCGAGAGGCTCATTGCTTTTGGGATGACTCCCATCAGGATTGTAAAGAACCATAGAGTGTATAGGGACTGCCACACCTCTAAGCTAGCGTCTAAGGTTTACCAAAGAGAAATAGTGGTGAGGGATGCAAATCGCTTCCATGGATTTAAAAGGATTTTGCTCTTGTATGGATTACTGGTGATTTTGGGTTGTTTTTTAATGTACCAAACAGTGAACTATTAACAGTTATGAGATGGTCCCATCATGTTTTCCCAACAAATGTTAACTACATGTTGATTTTTGACTGAAATTGGAAAACAGAAAGGGAAGGAAGGGCGGTTTTGTGTTCAGATTAAAATATAGGGGCACTATATGTCAAAACCCCTATAATTAACAACTTAATGACTGAGGATATGTATGTGTACATGTAGCGTAATAAGACACAAGCATAGGATATCAATATTGTAAGAGGACCGTTGATTCCACTGCTTCAAGCCAAACTCAAAAGATCCACATGGAGCCATAGCATGTGCACAAGGTGTTCATAGAGTGGTTCCAATGATGAATTTTCTTCAGACTAAAAAATACATGCAGTACATTTATCAGGTGTGCTACACATGTATAAGGAAATGGACAAAGAAACTTGATGGTCTACATAACATACATGCGTTATTCACCAAATGAATGGGCTAGCCTGATATTTTAGCATAGGACACATACCAAGTGGATCATCTGATGAACACCCCATACACCATACAAATGTGACACATAAACAAGTGTGGTACATAAAGGTTTGGCACTTGAAGATGGGGCCTCCGGAATTAGCATTCTCATAATGAGGAAAAAAAATCCCTTCTAAAAACGATGCATGCATTCTtgtttatgcttttttttttttcctacttttCTTATTAGAACTGGATACTATGTTTTTATAAATGCCTGATTTTGTTTTTATCTACTTTTTGTTTTAGTATTGAATGCATTGTTCGATTCTTGGCATTAGAATCAAGCTTGCCTTAACCATGTTTGTGGTAATGGTGCAGGTAAAAGGTATGATACTTCCTTCAATGTGCAGTATGCTGGGATAGGAGTAGGATCATGTACACTATCTTGGGTTAAATAGATTCATATCTATATTTACATGTACCCTAATGTATATGGGGAATGGTTAATGAGAATTACTATTCTTTATATGAGATAATAactgattttaaaattttagaaacaaTTTATGACTTTATAATCAAATAATTTTTATAATGAAATCACAGAGAATTAAGTGCTAGAAAAATCAACCTCTACTTTCAATTTCCTCCAATATCACAAGATTTCTTTATGATCATCACATTATAGTGTTGCTTGTTATAGTGGTATATTTCTCATTTCTTGACTCTTTGGATCTCATGCTCTCCAATTAAAAGGTAAACTTTCATGCAATATGACTATTTCACATCAATTGCATTTCTCGATATTCTAAAACAAACATGAAGGATGCATTTTAAAATTGTCAAGTTATTTTTAGAGACTATCATTTAACATTTGCCCTTGGACCTCGCCCAATGACTCTTGTACTTTGTCTAACACAGCTTACTTAACTGACCCAAATAGGGCTTTATTTGGTAGCTTTCAATTGATGTCCGACCCAAGCTTGAGTTGGGGCCATTTAGACCTAGGGTACAAATGGGTCATTGTTGATCGGCATCAATAGGGTCTTAGACTCAACTCGTTTAAAATCAGCAAAGAAAATTTTCCTCAGTCTTAGTTAGGTCTAGGTCTATGTTCCAGGTTTATTTAGTATGGCCCAAATCATACCCATTTAAAAACCAGTTCAGTATTTAAGACTTTATTAATTAAGGAATTTGGGTCAAACTTTCGGAATTAGGCCTGCTTCATATTAATTTAGATCAAGACAAACTTATTATTGGGTTGGGTCAAATACCTCGATCGACCTAACCCATTTGGAAGCCCAATTCAGATCTTCGGATGCTAGGCCTGGAACTATTCTTGTAGTTTGCAAATTGGGCTCCAGCATGAATGTAGATCGACGAATTATGTGCCGACTCCTCTGCTTTTTTATTTCCATTTGGAGGATTACCAATGACCCAATGGTCACGCAGGTTTAAGGAGTAAATGAATTAGTAATTGCATACATGTCTTGGGTTGGGTCATCTGGCCGAGTCTTGGGTGGTTTCGGCCCAAATCCACCTACGAAGCGGGTCTGGCCTCAAAAGCGAGCCGGGCCATTTGACCCGCGGACTGACCCGACTGCCACCCCTACACTGTTTTCTAATCAAGGTAAAGAAAATATCAGAAAACATGGAAATGAAAACGTGTTTTCCGTGGAAATGTGTGGAATTAAAACCTTTTTCCTGTCTTCTTTCCTCCCAAAGAATTACATGGTTTGGATGATGATAACCATAAAATCAATGGTTGGAATAAAGATAAATTTACATTGCCCCCTTTGGTTAGCACCCAAGACATAGATTGCTCTAATCTTTGGACTAtctcttcaagtgggccacattgcatggcCCACTGTTAAGAAATCACACTGCTTTCTTGTTTCTTGCTAAATATCAACTATTATCGACATGTTTTTTACCATTCATTTTAAGGCCTCCAATCCAATGGATAGGATTGAATCACCACAGTTTTAACTTGTCACTTGCAACGAGCGCCCCCACATTTTTATGGTCAACTTCAACGTGTTAACTCTGTCATTACACAATGGAATTGAAGGAAAGTCTACCAAAGATGTTGAATTGCAACCATGGATGAAAAGCGAACAATGTACAGATCAATCTAACGGACTGGATTTCTCTAAAAGTCATATTTCTCTTATGCTTTCGTAGTACTCAAGTGTACTGAATTATCATACTCCCTCCTTAATAGaaaaaatccaattcatcaaTATTTAATCTGATTAATCCAGTGTGATATATCACAATCTCCAACCATAATCTTTGTATAATCAGGTTTGAAATATTAAATTTGAGTGATTCCCAGAATCACCTGTCCAACGGTAGTGCTACCACATAAATATACAAAATGGTGGCCACTGGTAGCACCTGTGTTAATTTCGACCCAGGTGGATTTTCAtgacatccaccccatccatcaaatGGGCTACCTCATTTCAACcttgaatccaaaaatcatgGTAATAAAAAACTCAGGTAGGTCACAACATTGGAAACAGTTGGGAATAAATGCACATCATTAGTTGTGGTGGGCCAACCATAGTGTTTATATGCCACCCAATACATTCAGCTGATGTGCTTCGTCAAGCTGaaagaattaccccaaaaatcACAGTATTCCAAAACACAGGTGGCCCATActctgtgtgtgcgcgcgcgcgcgtgtatatatgggaaaaggtactatgcgctcgagctcatgATAACGTCCCATgatgtcgagctgtgtgggccccaccatgatgcgtgtcgaaaatcaacaccgtgcatttgatgggtcccctttaaattatgggatatgccaaaaatcagccatatatggaactcaggtgggccataccatctaaaatcatgtgaagacatgccaaaaacatataaaagcacttggtggggcccactgagttttgaatgctgctgaaacttggtctgaaccctcatccaagtgggacacacataatggatgggatggattttcaaaccacatctcggtgggcccaaaaaatgattatgaatgttttaatggtgcacggcccctctcaacttctgtatgtggtgtggcccacacaagtcacggattgacttgatttttgagacctaggcccacgatggaatggtgcatttgactgatggggtagatttttgacacacatcacggtagggcccatacagctcgacctcatgggaggttATCATGagctcgagcacatagtaccttttcccatacatatatatatatatatatatatatatagatatatatatatagatagtttGGGGTGGTCCACCGGGGCATTGAATCAGCCTGATGTTTTGGGTTAAGGAAAAGGGGTGGTTTACCTGGATTTCATGCACACAGGGTTGATGACCCCATTTCATAGAAAGTAAACAAGGTAGGTAACTAGAGCGAACCAGGTAAGCCTTTGCACTGCATAAATCAGGTGTTGAAAGAAGAGAGTTTTGCTTTGCTCAAATACACCCGGATGCATTGCAATATCATATGTTTGGACTTTTAGTCATTGGAATTTGGttattttcaatgatccaagccatttatgtGATGGGAATTCTCATGGATGGAGAATGCCCAAAAATATCTCAGGTTTAATGTTTTAACCCTTTGATTATACAAAGGTTACAGTATCTGTCTGTTTTCAAAGCAAAACAGACATTTCAAAGGGTTAAATAAATCCaatttgagttttttatttttctttttactttcTTTTTGGGTTTCTTATCCACCTCCAGGAGGTACTAATCTAATAAACTGGTTTGTATCATTGTAACACTACACGTATTCAAAGATTAAAGCTCCAACATATAATATTACAATAGGCCGGGCCTCTACAGGATTCCAGTCTGTTTCTTCAGAAAAACTCCACCTCCACTTAACTTATTTTCGGGGTGAAAGAATaccttaagggcccaccatgaattttGTGATGcgtccattccatccatcagtcAACACGCCTCACATTAAAATTCAGAACAATACAGACTAAAAACATGGTTAACCATCAAAAACCATAGTTAGCAGACTCGGAACATGGTTAAGGAAAATAATTGCGCCTTGATTAAAAACACAGACAGTTTCCTAAGAATTACACATTTTGAGGTACAAATACATCAAAATCAATCTCCATTTGCCGACCATAGAACGGAAAATGGATGCCATCCTAAGCAGCAGCAGCCAACGTTGATGCTGGAAAGTCCTCATAGCCTGTGATTCCTGTGATCCTTATCCGCGTGTTTGgctgcaaaataaaataaccacaattcttaggtggtgaaatcccactaaggcgtgagtgtgtagtggtgtgtgtgcgtgtgttaaaaaataataataacaataaccacAATTCCATCGGTCAAGGACCCGATTGTCCATCTATGCTTTTGCAAGATGATCATTGTCGATGTTCGTAGTGAATCAGATTACAATACTACCCTCCAAATCATAGACCCTGCTGTCCATGGATTAGCCTGAAATTTGCacagattggatgatcttaacgaCACGATTTTCCTGATTGAATTTGGACCTGTGACCTCTTTATTCCCAGCGATCAGTTTACGGATTGTCGATTGGACTATGAGGATCGATCAATCAGTTTAATTTCCAGACCATGTTCCATCAATGGCCCCATGATTCATGTGGTCTTGATTGACATACATGCAATGCCATGTGTACTGTGGATGAGTTATCACCATTCTAAAAAATGACGTAAAACATAAACTATCATCTTGAGTTCAAAGATTGATGCTCTTTCTTTCCAAATCAACATGCATTTGTCAGAATCAAACAACATGCATGACATATCTGTGATATTGTCAAGACTGTCACCTACAATGCATTGCAACTTCACATGCAACGGATGCACACGTGTCAACATATTACATGTGTATAAAAACCGAGCTGTGAAAAAGTTGAAGCACACCATGAATGTGAAATGGTGCAAAATCAGGCCGgcccactccattcatcaggttggccacacttGCATGTTGAATCAGAGCATCAGCAGATCTGATATAGACTGCCCACCATTTTCACACAGGGAGGCCTGACTGATGGCTGTGCTGGCCTGATTCTTGCCCCAGGTGATCGAGTCTTGCCCCAGGTGATCGAGTTGGGCCCAATTTTTGCACAGCTGGCACATAACATTGCATACGAAGTTCAGTTGCAAAGTGCCTTAGATGAGTATTCCTATGATATCATGGTATCTTCCAattttaggctgtgtttggttcGTGGTCATTTCACAACCGgagaaaatattttcaaattttggaaTTTCTAATCTTAGTTGAAtttccacccaaaaaaaaaaaaaaaactgaacctGTTAATTAATACCTAAAAATAGTTGCAAATTTGTAATCTAAAGCACAAGAACTTCAGATACAATTAAGAGGTTTTGACATACAACACCCTCCTTTTGGCCAAAGGACAAAAAAACCCTCGTGTGTTTTCCCAAATAACACCTTCCATTTTCCAAATACGGTAAAAACTACCCtgttgttaaattttttttatggaaAAAATAACTGTGATTAGGTTAGAAAAATCTTTTTTTAAATGACAATATTACCCTTCTCCCATATCCTCAAAACCCTTAACTTtaactcttctctctcttctcccaaAACCCAAGCCTAACGCTGCCCTGTTCCAACTTAAGGGTTAAAAGGTTTTTTCTGTGGCCAACAGGCAACTATTAACAGTTATGAGATGGTCCCGACAAATGTTAACTACAGGTTGATTTTTGACTGAAATTGGAAAACAGTAAGGGAAGGGAGGGCAGTATTGTGTTCAGACAAAAAAGAGGGCACTATATGTCAAAACCCATATAATTAGCAACTCAACGACTGAGGGTATGTATGTGTACATGTAGCGTAACAAGACATAGGCATGGGATATCAATATTATAAGAGGACCATTGATTCCAGACACCCCAGCTTCAAGCCAAACTCAAAAGCTCCACATGGGCCACAGCAGGTGTACAGGATCTGGGGCATTCATAGAGTGGTTCCAATGATGAATTTTCTTCAGACTAAAAAATCCACACAGTACATTTACCAGGAGGGCTACACATGTACGAGTAGACAGACAGACAGACTTGATGGTCTACATAACATGCATGTGTCATTCACCAGATGAATGGGCTGTCCTGATATTTTAGCATAGGACACATGCACCAAGTGGACCATCTGATGAATGCCCCAAACACCATACAAATGTGACACATTAGCAAGTGTGGGGCATAAAGGTTTGGCACTTGAAGATGGGGCACCTGGAATTAGCATTCTCAAATTGAGGAAAAAAATCACTTCTAAAAACAATGCATGCATTCTTCgttatgcctttttttttcctACTTATTAGAACTGTATACCGTGTTTTTATAAATGCATGATTctgtttttctctattttttgttTTAGTATTGGATGCACTGTTTGATTCCTAGTATTATAATCAAGCTTACCTGGATCATGTGTCACTCCAGTTCATGGTAATGGTACGGGCAAAAGGTATGCTACTTCCTTCAACGTGCAGTATGCTGGGGGTAGGAATAGGATAATGTAGGTAGCTATATCTCATACGGTAAGTATAAGCAATATGGTTTTGAGGTGCCAATACCACCGTAAGCTAACCAGGCAGACATGGAGCCCATGTGATGTACATATCACATCCCCATCCATCAAACGTGTCACCTCAACAACACCCCAGGGCTCAAAATCAGCTTGAGCCAAAACTCAGGGAGGCAACAGCATATGGAACACAGTGGGAGGGGATGCCTGCCCTTGATTTTCAacggggcccacttgagttgcaaAACCACCTGATTTTGGTCTTACTCTTCATCCAGTCCAGATGACCAGTATGAACCGCCTAAATTCCTCATAGAAAACTCAGTGGGGCCCCATGCAAATCAAGTGTGGGAGTCATGGTTTTTGGGCCATGGGGGTATTTTTTTAGTAACgcttctgatggacgggttggatgttgtgaacacatcacatgggccctacaTATTCCTGGTACCATTGtagcttatggtggtaccagTAACACTAGAGCGTGCCCCTATGCTTTTAATATGAATTTGATATTGTAATTTATATACGAAATGATGAGTGTTATTATTATCAAACCCGACATTCATAGtatatgatatgctattttataAATCAAAGTCTAAATCTCTACACTAGATATAAATTTACATTACAAGTTCATCAACACTAAAGAGCATAGAAACAAGTTCATCAACACTAAGAgcatagaaagaagaagaacaagaacaagaagaaaAGCATGCATGTCCCAAGGCAGCTTCACTAAGCTCAACAGGTGAAAAAGGCAGCTAATGTACACATGTGCACACATGGCACATAAGTACAAGAACAAATCCATCCATCTGATAACCCACTATGTAGATGTCGTGGCCCACAAATTAACTCCATCAattagtcaggtgggccacagttacaATTGTGATGTAGTTTGGGGGAGGGGACTGATCCAaaattttctaacccatccatctgTTACTAACATATTGGCAGACCTGATGAGTTATCCGCTTCTTTTGTAGGCGAGAACATCTACGCAGTCAGACCCACCCAAGGGACAGCTCGGATATTGCATACTCTACCACactggcacatgtggtggcatgtagACAGTATACCTTGTGCACGTGGCTGGGTGAGCAAAGCTCCATATATTATTTCCCATAAAGAATTGCACTTATCATATTATGAGGATGTAAAAACCgagtagaaataaataaataaagctgcATGCATGACACAACATACTGTTCTTATACCAAAGTAGACAAATAGGGGTGCAGATATCAGTTTCTTGTTGGAAAACTAATGATAGATTAAACAGTCAATAATAACTGGCAATAGTATCGTGTGATCAATACCTGTCGGTGCCCAATATTCCTCCTatagttctttttctttttatacttGAAAACGACTACTTTTTTATTCAATCCCTGCATGGAAGACAAAAGGAGAATGTGGTGAGTATCAAacctcttcttcttgttcttttttcATTCAGAAACTACACTCACCTGTTCTTCAACTATTGCATGTACAGCAGCATTTGATACAACCGGTTTGCCAATGTAGGCTTCGGATTTGGTACTGACCAGTAAGACCTTGTTAAGGATAATCTGTCCGAGAACTCAAAGAAATGAGAATCAAATTTAGGCATCTGAATCTAAATATgatatctaaaaattaaaaaaattaaaagactaGGATATATAACTGGAGCCTAGAAACAACCTAGCACTAATGATCCGACTTATGATGAATGGGAAAGCGAAAACTGGCTTTTAATGTCTTGACTGCTTAATTCCATGCAACCCAATATCAGTCATGGCCCATCTTTTAAAATTTGCAAAAGATGCATGGGATAAAGTTGATCTAGCACATCTCTATCAAGTCCACAGGGAAATTAATAATCTTGAACAAGCTAATGGGACTGTAGAAGAATATTTGCAAGCTTGAATCAGAAGAGTTGGATAACTCTCAAATGGTTATTATGAGTATGGAAGATTTAAAACATCAAATGAGACAACTGGGAATTGTTAAATTTTTGGTTGGTATTCATTCAGATTTCAAGCCTCAGCGTATACAGGTTCTTGGAAGAGAGTCT is a genomic window of Magnolia sinica isolate HGM2019 chromosome 15, MsV1, whole genome shotgun sequence containing:
- the LOC131226814 gene encoding pentatricopeptide repeat-containing protein At5g66520-like; its protein translation is MQTIQVRNYCLRIPPLTWRPCDLVLDSANPIVALLVADDRCHHHHHSIDLRALHAATITSGLIMDTFAASRIVRFFLRWGPRYAPHVFNSIHHPDVYTWNSMIAAHTEWPELSINYYFKMLDMGSLPNNYTFALIVKACSLGTDIWLGRKVHGQILKHGMEDLLVVRNSLMKMYCNMAHIEEAQLLFDTSFDLDLISWNSMISVYGKAEDVEYARRLFEKMPQRNLISWTAMIDAYVRNGSFMEALQLFNDMQVVSMKPDAATLVCVLKACAHLGALDQGRWVHIYVERNNIGNGTNVILCTALIDMYAKCGCIDVALDVFRGVHVRDVTLWNAMIGGLAMHGLGHDALDLFSRMKGCGVVPNEITFISVLCACTHVGLLREGLEIFNSMKIGYGIEPRSEHYGCLADLLGRAGLVQEAEEVLIKMPMQPQASQWGALMAACRTHNNVEVGERVGKHLIALEPHDGGRYVLLSNVYAGAGRWGDALETRRMMEEKGIKKERGCSFIEWNAVVHEFGVGDTNHPQSREIHELLGEMERRLKMVGYVHDTSQMLLDMCNEEDKEMAVFS